A genomic segment from Pseudomonadales bacterium encodes:
- the tusA gene encoding sulfurtransferase TusA, whose protein sequence is MSELSPSDHLINACGLYCPEPVMLLHKAVREVLEGQLIEMWATDPSTCRDVPKFCHFLGHELLVQTQEGDQYRYVIRKIVKEV, encoded by the coding sequence ATGTCTGAACTTTCCCCTTCTGACCACTTAATTAACGCGTGTGGTTTGTACTGCCCAGAGCCGGTAATGTTGTTGCACAAAGCGGTGCGCGAAGTGTTGGAGGGGCAGCTCATTGAAATGTGGGCAACCGATCCATCTACCTGTCGCGATGTGCCGAAGTTTTGTCATTTTTTGGGGCACGAATTGTTGGTGCAAACGCAAGAGGGCGATCAGTATCGCTATGTCATTCGCAAAATTGTGAAAGAGGTTTGA